The Streptomyces sp. NBC_01775 genome includes a region encoding these proteins:
- a CDS encoding exodeoxyribonuclease III yields the protein MRIATWNINSITARLPRLTQWLETAQPDVLCLQELKVSEEAFPDDELRALGYEPVVNAGGRWNGAAVLSRVGVEDPVAGLPEVPEYEGVVEARAAGATCGGVRVWSVYVPNGREVGHPHYEYKLEWLAALRATVEKSAAGPRPFAVLGDFNIAPTDADVWDLAQFEGATHVTDRERDALAALEGAGVKDIHPRPLKYDVPFTYWDYRQLCFPKNRGMRIDLVYGNEAFGSAVRDAYVDREARKGKGASDHAPVVVDLDV from the coding sequence ATGCGTATCGCCACCTGGAACATCAACTCGATCACCGCCCGCCTGCCGCGTCTGACGCAGTGGCTGGAGACGGCGCAGCCCGACGTGCTCTGCCTCCAGGAGCTGAAGGTCTCCGAGGAGGCGTTCCCCGACGACGAGCTGCGGGCGCTGGGCTATGAGCCGGTGGTGAACGCCGGCGGCCGGTGGAACGGCGCCGCGGTCCTCTCCCGCGTGGGCGTGGAGGACCCCGTCGCCGGCCTCCCGGAGGTCCCGGAGTACGAGGGCGTGGTGGAGGCCCGCGCGGCGGGGGCCACCTGCGGCGGGGTGCGGGTGTGGTCCGTCTATGTGCCCAACGGGCGCGAGGTGGGGCACCCGCACTACGAGTACAAGCTGGAGTGGCTGGCGGCGCTGCGGGCCACGGTGGAGAAGTCCGCCGCGGGCCCGCGGCCCTTCGCGGTTCTCGGAGACTTCAACATCGCGCCGACCGACGCGGACGTGTGGGACCTCGCCCAGTTCGAGGGCGCCACCCACGTCACCGACCGCGAGCGGGACGCGCTGGCCGCGCTGGAGGGCGCGGGCGTCAAGGACATCCACCCGCGCCCCCTGAAGTACGACGTCCCGTTCACGTACTGGGACTACCGCCAGCTGTGCTTCCCCAAGAACAGGGGCATGCGCATCGATCTGGTCTACGGCAACGAGGCGTTCGGCTCGGCCGTGCGGGACGCCTACGTCGACCGAGAGGCCAGAAAGGGCAAGGGCGCCTCCGACCACGCCCCGGTCGTCGTCGACCTCGACGTGTGA
- a CDS encoding MBL fold metallo-hydrolase, with translation MGTDANDTSPALTKKGHSCVRLEKGGRTLVIDPGGFSERDAALGADVLLVTHEHPDHFDELRLRAAMEANPAAEIWTLRSVADQISGAFPGRVHTVGHGDTFEAAGFQVEVHGELHAVIHPDIPRITNVGYVVDGLVFHPGDALTVPERPVKTLLLPMHAPWNKFSEVLDYVRAVGPAHVYDIHDGLLNDNGLAVLGRMLGEGGPGTGGAAHGHLTPGESVGLAR, from the coding sequence ATGGGAACTGACGCGAACGACACTTCGCCGGCCCTCACCAAGAAGGGCCACTCCTGTGTGCGCCTGGAAAAGGGCGGCCGGACGCTGGTCATCGACCCGGGCGGCTTCAGCGAGCGGGACGCGGCACTGGGTGCCGACGTGCTGCTGGTCACCCACGAGCACCCCGACCACTTCGACGAGCTGCGGCTGCGCGCCGCCATGGAGGCCAACCCCGCTGCCGAGATCTGGACGCTGCGCAGCGTCGCCGACCAGATCTCCGGTGCGTTTCCCGGCCGCGTGCACACGGTCGGACACGGCGACACCTTCGAGGCCGCCGGATTCCAGGTCGAGGTGCACGGCGAGCTGCACGCGGTCATCCACCCGGACATCCCGCGCATCACCAACGTCGGCTACGTCGTGGACGGCCTGGTCTTCCACCCCGGTGACGCGCTCACCGTCCCCGAGCGTCCCGTGAAGACCCTGCTGCTGCCGATGCACGCGCCGTGGAACAAGTTCTCCGAGGTCCTCGACTATGTGCGCGCCGTCGGCCCGGCCCACGTCTACGACATCCACGACGGGCTGCTCAACGACAACGGGCTGGCCGTCCTGGGCCGCATGCTGGGCGAGGGCGGCCCCGGCACGGGCGGTGCCGCGCACGGTCATCTGACGCCGGGCGAGAGTGTCGGACTCGCGCGATAG
- the pcaDC gene encoding bifunctional 3-oxoadipate enol-lactonase/4-carboxymuconolactone decarboxylase PcaDC: MTPAQTLQHRTDGSDDAPVLVLGPALGTTWHMWDRQIPELTRHWRVLRFDLPGHGGSPAYSADSATALAERLLATLDGLGIERFGYAGCSIGGALGIQLALAAPQRVTSLALVSSSPRYGTPDSWRQRGVVIRTNGLDPIARTTPERWFTTGFAQAQPAIVEWAVQMVRTTDPGCYIAACEALASFDAKGSLGGIGVPTLVVAGAEDEATPPAEARALVAGIPDARLAIVPGASHLTPVEQPGAVTDLLIRHFTTTWQESAAGPPAPAPVIAPVPQQASAVAELESGARAAQRTDAFDAGMKVRREVLGDAHVDRATEEADDFTGDFDNFVTRYAWGEVWTRGGVDRRTRSVITLTALTARGHYEELAFHTRAALRNGLTPEEIKEVLLQTAVYCGVPAAHSAFAVAQRVIRAETTPEDRRAAEEDNGPHGN, from the coding sequence GTGACCCCCGCCCAAACGCTGCAACACCGGACCGACGGATCCGACGACGCGCCGGTACTCGTCCTGGGCCCGGCCCTCGGTACGACCTGGCACATGTGGGACCGGCAGATCCCGGAGCTGACCCGCCACTGGCGGGTGCTCCGGTTCGATCTGCCCGGTCACGGCGGCTCGCCCGCCTACTCCGCCGACTCGGCCACCGCGCTCGCCGAGCGGCTGCTGGCCACCCTCGACGGCCTCGGCATCGAGCGCTTCGGCTACGCGGGCTGCTCCATCGGCGGCGCCCTCGGTATCCAGCTCGCGCTGGCCGCGCCGCAGCGGGTGACCTCCCTGGCGCTGGTCTCCTCCTCGCCGCGCTACGGCACGCCCGACAGCTGGCGCCAGCGCGGCGTCGTCATCCGCACCAACGGCCTGGACCCCATCGCCCGCACCACCCCGGAGCGCTGGTTCACCACCGGCTTCGCCCAGGCGCAGCCCGCCATCGTCGAGTGGGCCGTACAGATGGTGCGGACGACCGACCCGGGCTGCTACATCGCCGCGTGCGAGGCCCTGGCCTCCTTCGACGCCAAGGGCTCGCTGGGCGGCATAGGCGTGCCGACCCTGGTGGTGGCCGGAGCCGAGGACGAGGCCACCCCGCCGGCCGAGGCCCGCGCACTGGTCGCCGGGATCCCGGACGCGCGGCTGGCGATCGTGCCGGGCGCCTCGCACCTGACGCCCGTCGAGCAGCCGGGCGCGGTCACCGATCTGCTCATCCGGCACTTCACCACCACCTGGCAGGAGTCGGCGGCCGGTCCGCCCGCGCCCGCGCCGGTCATCGCGCCCGTCCCGCAGCAGGCCTCCGCCGTGGCGGAGCTGGAGTCCGGCGCGCGTGCCGCGCAGCGCACCGACGCCTTCGACGCGGGCATGAAGGTCCGCCGCGAGGTCCTCGGGGACGCCCATGTGGACCGGGCGACCGAGGAGGCCGACGACTTCACCGGCGACTTCGACAACTTCGTCACGCGCTACGCCTGGGGCGAGGTCTGGACCCGCGGCGGCGTCGACCGTCGCACCCGCTCGGTGATCACGCTGACCGCGCTCACCGCCCGGGGCCACTACGAGGAACTGGCCTTCCACACCCGCGCGGCGCTGCGCAACGGCCTCACGCCCGAGGAGATCAAGGAGGTGCTGTTGCAGACCGCGGTCTACTGCGGGGTGCCCGCGGCGCACTCCGCCTTCGCCGTCGCCCAGCGCGTCATCCGCGCGGAGACCACTCCGGAGGACCGGCGGGCGGCCGAAGAGGACAATGGGCCCCATGGGAACTGA